In a single window of the Limnochorda sp. L945t genome:
- a CDS encoding YtrH family sporulation protein, with protein sequence MTGDARQTLHQVVTALFLALGVVTGGSLVGGLSALATGRPPIATIQELARTIKLWAIVVAIGGSFPTIQAIESGLFSGQPGVLMRQVVVILASLAGAQLGQWIVVTVTGG encoded by the coding sequence ATGACAGGCGACGCACGCCAAACCCTACATCAGGTCGTCACCGCGCTCTTCCTGGCGCTGGGGGTCGTCACCGGCGGCAGCCTCGTGGGCGGCTTGAGCGCGCTCGCCACCGGACGCCCGCCCATTGCCACCATACAGGAGCTTGCCAGGACAATCAAGCTGTGGGCCATCGTGGTAGCCATCGGGGGCTCCTTTCCCACCATCCAGGCCATCGAATCCGGCCTCTTCTCGGGACAACCCGGCGTCTTGATGCGCCAGGTGGTCGTGATCCTGGCGAGCCTGGCAGGAGCCCAGCTCGGCCAGTGGATCGTGGTCACCGTGACGGGCGGATGA